In Opitutaceae bacterium TAV5, one genomic interval encodes:
- a CDS encoding beta-galactosidase: protein MRLGIQYYRPPFPTAPRWADDLRRIRDAGIDTLQLWVTWAWVESTPGTFNYDDYDRIVDLAGRNDLDLILSTIAEIQPHWIHREVPGSEMIDHRGHRVISSLRNECHFGLTPGGCTGNPAVWERMAAFLETTVNRYRTRPRLAGWDAWNELRWHEQSDGLVCFCPHCIREFHAWLDARHGGLDGLNRAWQRRYSAWDEVRPGKLPDRTFTEMIAWQRFITWKANRHGRRRYDLIKSLDPARPVTVHAGSPSPLTAGWSEGSYAIDRGNDWHYADDLDGVGCSSFPRLRSDMDDATFSARVAYARSAATGGKNGPKKLWLSEVQGGRGSFGFTLFKTVTAPEQQRWIWRGLAGGADTLLFWCWRDEVFGRESSGFGLAGRDGQADARIAAMRRTAGIFRKHRDLLAACQPAPADVGVLFSPSSYYLHWSLEGTAGTPRKAIEGYCLALTCRSIPYVVVEEEHLHLLRDLRVLFLPRVIVADRKLEDALADFVLRGGTLVCESECAAFTPEGIYREPEERFFARPGLLPGGEIGRRDLPSDNADLACDGLSLMPRQWLTPWADFPGKVLAPHADGVLVGIAPAGERGGRILHIGTYLGDAYADHRYPDFEAFVARCADAAPLPVRPLTEPEAEWFIRIAGSGASRLAFVFFPPGIASARFEIAPDFSTNPAAQLTELITGVPCTSEPGHPRRLRLDAGEWGIAVLASVSD from the coding sequence GTGCGCCTCGGCATCCAGTACTATCGCCCCCCTTTCCCGACTGCTCCCCGTTGGGCCGACGACCTCCGCCGCATCCGCGACGCCGGGATCGACACCCTCCAGCTCTGGGTCACATGGGCCTGGGTCGAAAGCACCCCTGGCACCTTCAACTACGACGATTACGACCGCATCGTCGACCTCGCCGGCCGCAACGACCTCGACCTCATCCTCAGTACCATCGCCGAAATCCAGCCGCACTGGATACACCGCGAAGTGCCCGGCAGCGAAATGATCGACCACCGCGGCCATCGCGTCATTTCCTCTCTCCGCAACGAATGCCACTTCGGCCTCACCCCCGGCGGTTGCACCGGAAACCCCGCCGTATGGGAGCGTATGGCCGCCTTCCTCGAAACCACCGTCAATCGCTACCGCACCCGGCCCCGCCTCGCCGGCTGGGATGCATGGAACGAACTCCGCTGGCACGAACAATCCGACGGCCTCGTCTGCTTTTGTCCCCACTGTATTCGCGAATTCCATGCCTGGCTCGACGCCCGCCACGGCGGACTCGACGGTCTCAACCGCGCCTGGCAGCGCCGCTATTCCGCCTGGGATGAAGTCCGGCCCGGCAAGCTCCCCGACCGCACCTTCACCGAGATGATCGCCTGGCAGCGCTTCATCACCTGGAAAGCCAACCGCCACGGACGCCGGCGTTACGACCTCATCAAAAGCCTCGACCCCGCCCGTCCCGTCACCGTCCACGCCGGCTCCCCTTCGCCCCTCACTGCCGGCTGGAGCGAAGGTTCCTATGCCATCGACCGCGGCAACGACTGGCACTACGCCGACGACCTCGACGGAGTCGGCTGCTCCAGTTTCCCGCGCCTGCGCAGCGACATGGACGACGCCACCTTCAGCGCGCGTGTCGCCTACGCCCGCTCCGCTGCGACCGGAGGCAAAAACGGCCCCAAAAAACTCTGGCTCAGTGAAGTCCAGGGCGGTCGCGGCTCTTTCGGCTTTACCCTCTTCAAAACCGTCACCGCTCCCGAACAACAACGGTGGATCTGGCGCGGCCTCGCCGGTGGCGCCGACACGCTCCTTTTCTGGTGCTGGCGCGACGAAGTCTTCGGACGCGAATCCTCCGGTTTCGGCCTCGCCGGCCGCGATGGTCAGGCCGACGCCCGCATCGCCGCCATGCGCCGCACAGCCGGAATCTTCCGTAAACACCGCGATCTCCTCGCCGCCTGCCAGCCCGCGCCCGCTGACGTCGGTGTCCTTTTCAGCCCTTCCAGTTACTACCTCCACTGGTCGCTCGAAGGCACCGCCGGCACGCCTCGCAAGGCCATCGAAGGTTACTGCCTTGCCCTCACGTGCCGCTCCATTCCTTACGTTGTCGTCGAGGAAGAACACCTCCATCTCCTCCGTGATCTCCGCGTTCTCTTTCTTCCCCGCGTCATCGTCGCCGACCGGAAACTCGAAGACGCCCTTGCCGATTTCGTCCTCCGTGGCGGCACCCTGGTTTGCGAATCCGAATGCGCCGCCTTCACGCCGGAAGGCATTTATCGTGAACCCGAAGAGCGGTTCTTCGCCCGCCCGGGACTCCTCCCCGGCGGCGAGATCGGCCGTCGCGACCTGCCTTCCGACAACGCCGACCTCGCCTGCGACGGGCTCTCGTTGATGCCGCGTCAGTGGTTGACGCCCTGGGCGGATTTCCCCGGCAAGGTTCTGGCTCCGCATGCGGACGGCGTTCTCGTCGGCATTGCTCCCGCAGGAGAACGGGGCGGGCGTATCCTCCATATCGGTACCTACCTCGGCGATGCCTATGCCGATCATCGCTATCCGGATTTCGAAGCCTTTGTCGCCCGCTGCGCCGACGCCGCGCCACTTCCCGTCCGTCCGCTCACCGAACCGGAAGCCGAGTGGTTTATCCGGATCGCCGGCTCCGGAGCCAGCCGCCTCGCCTTCGTTTTTTTCCCTCCCGGCATCGCCTCCGCCCGGTTCGAAATCGCTCCGGACTTTTCCACGAACCCCGCCGCGCAACTCACGGAACTCATCACCGGAGTACCCTGCACATCCGAGCCTGGCCATCCTCGCCGGTTACGCCTGGACGCCGGGGAATGGGGAATCGCCGTTTTGGCCTCTGTATCCGATTAA